A single region of the Marinobacter nanhaiticus D15-8W genome encodes:
- a CDS encoding efflux RND transporter periplasmic adaptor subunit, with protein sequence MSIDPKELKSQTTSRRLTPARGLMQVLVCLIVLVLGGGIAWLFLGTADDAGRQQPAERSKRLVEVQVAERQPHTVTVTAWGQVTPSRSLNLTPRVSGRVTELARDFEAGSVLAAGEQLLQLDAQDYELSLTRARSALTQAQADLTLEQGQQAVAQREYELLGEDVSDAERALILRRPQLDTARAVVASAEADLADARLDLQRTEIQTPFEALVLSRDVAEGAEVSTSTTLAELVGVKTWWVELSVPVNALKWLSFPGQGSEGSTVTLRYESVWPSHVTRQGRVVRLLGQLEEGGRMAQVLVAVDDPLARLPGNEDQPRLLLGAYIRGEIQGRTIEGAVALQPEWIHANNTVWLMDENDGLAMRKVDIAYRDAERVLVTEGIEDGDRIVTSQISVVTEGMPLRVQEVDTSSNVAGGSDV encoded by the coding sequence ATGAGTATTGATCCGAAAGAGCTGAAGAGCCAGACCACGTCCCGTCGCCTGACGCCGGCGCGGGGCCTGATGCAGGTGCTGGTATGTCTTATCGTCCTGGTGCTGGGCGGGGGTATCGCCTGGTTGTTCCTGGGCACTGCGGACGATGCCGGGCGCCAGCAACCTGCGGAAAGGTCCAAACGCCTGGTGGAAGTCCAGGTGGCTGAACGTCAGCCTCATACCGTGACCGTCACCGCCTGGGGGCAGGTCACCCCCTCCCGTTCACTGAACCTGACTCCCAGGGTTAGCGGCCGTGTCACCGAGTTGGCGCGGGACTTCGAGGCGGGCAGCGTATTGGCTGCCGGCGAACAATTGCTGCAGCTCGACGCGCAGGATTACGAGCTGTCGCTGACCCGCGCCCGCAGCGCGCTGACCCAGGCACAGGCGGATCTCACCCTGGAGCAGGGCCAGCAGGCGGTGGCCCAGCGCGAATATGAACTGTTGGGGGAAGACGTCAGTGACGCCGAACGTGCACTGATACTGCGCCGGCCCCAACTCGATACGGCCCGAGCGGTCGTTGCTTCGGCTGAAGCGGATCTGGCAGACGCGCGCCTGGACCTGCAGCGCACCGAAATCCAGACGCCTTTCGAGGCCCTGGTGCTGAGCCGGGATGTAGCGGAAGGCGCCGAGGTGTCCACCAGCACGACGCTGGCAGAGCTGGTCGGCGTGAAGACCTGGTGGGTGGAGCTCTCGGTGCCGGTCAATGCCCTCAAGTGGTTGAGCTTCCCAGGGCAGGGGAGTGAAGGTTCAACGGTTACCCTGCGCTATGAGAGCGTCTGGCCCTCCCACGTGACTCGCCAGGGCCGCGTGGTGCGTCTCTTGGGCCAACTCGAAGAGGGCGGCCGCATGGCCCAGGTGCTGGTAGCGGTCGATGACCCGCTGGCCCGATTGCCCGGCAACGAAGATCAGCCGCGCCTGCTGCTGGGCGCCTATATCCGTGGCGAGATCCAGGGCCGCACAATCGAGGGGGCTGTTGCCCTGCAGCCTGAATGGATTCACGCCAATAACACGGTCTGGCTGATGGATGAGAATGACGGGTTGGCCATGCGCAAGGTGGACATCGCCTACCGGGATGCCGAAAGGGTGCTGGTCACCGAAGGTATCGAGGATGGCGACCGTATCGTGACCTCCCAGATTTCGGTCGTGACCGAAGGCATGCCGTTGCGGGTACAGGAAGTGGATACCTCCTCGAACGTCGCAGGAGGCAGCGATGTCTGA
- a CDS encoding efflux RND transporter permease subunit, with protein sequence MSDRTRGLIGFMTAHRVAPNLLMLVLLLGGLYMTTKITQEVFPDFQVDAIEVSVSYPNATPEEIEQGVVLPVEEAVRGLIGIKEVTSVAREGAGMVTLELIEGADMQRTYQDVIRAVDQIQTFPDDAEEPEIEYSGWRRDVLDLLVYGDAPEQSLRSAAEQIRDRLLLEPGITQADLDDVRDYEIHIDIPEDRLRAYGLTLQDVASIVADSARDRSAGAVDTAAGEILLQVDERRSHAEEFRDIVIRASEGGSILRLGDIATITDGFSETVEDIQSYNGMRALEVEVFRVGTETPIGVSEAARSVLPEIRSGLPPSIDVVIQGDASEVYQQRLELLLKNGFFGLMLVLALLSLFLEFKLAFWVTVGIPTAFLGAFLFLPGMGVSINMISLFAFIIALGIVVDDAIVAGENIYEYRSRGMPFLDAAIQGARDIAVPILISVVTNIVAFLPLAVIPGPFGQIWAVIPAVVGTVFVISLIEALIILPAHLAYVREGARTRIGAHLHGFQQKISHGFTRLIDQVYGRVLALTLRWRYVTLAAALTVLAITLAWPLSGRMGFILMPRVEGDRAEVTATLPYGAPVSEARRVRDELTESARQVIADNGGDALASGIYASIEDSTVEVRIYLTQPDVRPVSTAEVAQKWRQLTGDILGVESLQFQSDRGGPGGGAGLTVQLSHSNTETLNQAASVLGKRLASVNHVTDVDDSYAEGKPRWSLKLTEAGRSLGLTAGDVATQVRNAFYGAEAFKLLRGANEVTVRVQLPPELSQSSVAVSSFMIRTESGQYVPLDQVATIEPGVSATSIRRENGRRVMPVTANVEPMEQTNRVLSTLQQELLPQLMQDFPGLSYSFGGRQESMRDAVDSFYVTVSLALMGIFVLLALPFRSYVQPFIVMTAIPFGIVGAVLGHLIMGYSLSLISIMGIIALGGVVVNGSLVLIDYANARKREGYAAIEAIHAAGVRRFRPIFLTTCTTFGGLAPMIFETSMQARFMIPMAISLGYGILFSSALLLLVVPSLYMVLEDIVDRVTGGARAVMGEILPDEPEGENR encoded by the coding sequence ATGTCTGACCGGACGCGGGGCCTGATCGGCTTCATGACCGCGCACCGGGTGGCGCCGAACCTGCTGATGCTGGTGCTGCTCCTGGGCGGGCTCTACATGACCACCAAGATCACCCAGGAGGTTTTTCCCGACTTCCAGGTGGATGCTATCGAAGTCAGCGTGTCCTATCCCAACGCGACCCCCGAGGAAATCGAGCAGGGCGTGGTACTGCCGGTCGAGGAAGCCGTACGCGGGCTGATCGGCATCAAGGAAGTCACCTCCGTGGCTCGTGAAGGTGCCGGCATGGTGACCCTGGAGCTGATCGAAGGGGCCGACATGCAGCGCACTTACCAGGATGTCATCCGCGCAGTCGACCAGATCCAGACGTTTCCGGACGACGCCGAGGAACCGGAGATCGAGTACAGCGGCTGGCGCCGCGACGTACTGGACCTGCTGGTCTACGGCGATGCACCTGAACAGAGTCTGCGCTCGGCGGCGGAGCAGATCCGCGACCGTCTGCTGCTGGAGCCGGGAATTACCCAGGCTGACCTCGATGACGTGCGCGACTACGAGATTCACATCGATATCCCCGAAGACCGGCTGCGCGCCTACGGTCTGACACTGCAGGACGTTGCTTCTATTGTGGCCGATAGCGCGCGCGATCGCTCGGCCGGCGCCGTGGATACTGCTGCCGGCGAGATCCTGCTGCAGGTGGATGAGCGCCGTAGCCATGCGGAAGAATTCCGTGACATCGTCATCCGGGCAAGCGAGGGCGGCTCGATCCTGCGGTTAGGGGATATCGCCACCATTACCGATGGGTTCTCGGAAACCGTCGAGGACATCCAGTCCTACAACGGCATGCGCGCCCTCGAAGTGGAGGTGTTCCGGGTAGGCACCGAAACGCCCATCGGTGTGTCGGAAGCGGCGCGCAGTGTGCTTCCCGAAATCCGTTCCGGCCTGCCGCCGTCAATCGACGTGGTGATCCAGGGGGACGCGTCCGAGGTCTACCAGCAGCGCCTGGAACTGCTGCTCAAGAACGGTTTCTTCGGCCTGATGCTGGTCCTCGCGCTGCTCAGCCTGTTTCTCGAGTTCAAGTTGGCGTTCTGGGTGACGGTCGGTATTCCTACGGCTTTCCTTGGGGCCTTCCTGTTCCTGCCCGGTATGGGCGTGTCCATCAACATGATTTCCCTGTTCGCCTTTATTATCGCGCTGGGTATCGTGGTGGACGATGCCATCGTGGCCGGGGAGAACATCTACGAATACCGTAGCCGCGGCATGCCGTTCCTAGATGCGGCGATCCAGGGCGCCAGGGATATCGCGGTACCGATACTGATCAGCGTGGTCACCAATATCGTGGCCTTCCTGCCGCTAGCCGTCATTCCGGGACCGTTTGGCCAGATCTGGGCTGTTATTCCTGCCGTGGTGGGCACGGTATTCGTGATCTCGCTGATCGAGGCGCTGATTATCCTGCCGGCGCATCTCGCCTACGTGCGCGAGGGCGCCAGGACCCGCATCGGCGCGCACCTGCATGGTTTCCAGCAGAAGATCAGCCACGGCTTCACCCGACTGATCGATCAGGTCTACGGTCGCGTGCTCGCGCTGACGCTACGTTGGCGTTACGTCACCCTGGCAGCCGCATTGACGGTATTGGCGATCACCCTGGCTTGGCCCCTGAGCGGCCGGATGGGGTTTATCCTGATGCCGAGGGTCGAGGGCGACCGTGCCGAAGTGACCGCGACTCTACCCTACGGCGCACCGGTGAGTGAGGCCCGGCGCGTGCGTGACGAACTCACCGAATCCGCCCGCCAGGTGATCGCAGATAACGGCGGTGATGCACTGGCCAGCGGGATCTACGCCTCCATCGAAGACTCCACCGTCGAAGTGCGTATCTACTTGACCCAGCCGGATGTGCGTCCCGTGAGCACCGCGGAGGTCGCACAGAAGTGGCGCCAGCTTACCGGCGACATCCTGGGGGTGGAGTCCCTGCAGTTCCAGTCTGACCGTGGCGGACCGGGTGGGGGTGCGGGCCTGACCGTCCAGCTCAGCCACAGCAATACGGAAACCCTGAACCAGGCCGCCTCCGTACTGGGTAAGCGCCTGGCGTCCGTTAACCATGTGACTGATGTGGATGACAGCTATGCTGAGGGCAAGCCCCGCTGGAGTTTAAAGCTCACCGAAGCCGGACGCTCCCTGGGCCTCACAGCCGGCGATGTAGCGACCCAGGTGCGAAATGCCTTCTATGGCGCCGAGGCCTTCAAGCTGCTGCGTGGCGCCAACGAGGTGACGGTTCGGGTGCAGCTGCCGCCGGAACTCAGCCAGAGCTCGGTGGCGGTGTCGTCGTTCATGATCCGGACCGAAAGTGGCCAATACGTACCCCTGGACCAGGTGGCCACGATCGAACCCGGCGTCTCCGCGACCAGCATCCGTCGTGAAAATGGCCGCCGGGTAATGCCGGTCACCGCCAACGTGGAGCCGATGGAGCAGACCAACCGCGTACTTTCGACCCTGCAGCAGGAGCTTTTACCGCAGCTGATGCAGGATTTTCCCGGTTTGTCCTACAGCTTTGGCGGTCGTCAGGAGAGCATGCGTGACGCCGTCGACAGCTTCTACGTCACCGTTTCATTGGCGCTGATGGGCATCTTCGTGCTGCTGGCGCTGCCGTTCCGCAGCTATGTCCAGCCGTTTATCGTAATGACCGCCATTCCATTCGGTATCGTTGGCGCGGTATTGGGGCACCTGATCATGGGGTACAGCCTGAGCCTGATCAGCATTATGGGGATTATCGCCTTGGGCGGTGTGGTGGTGAACGGATCGCTGGTGCTGATCGACTATGCCAACGCCCGCAAGCGCGAGGGGTATGCGGCCATCGAGGCGATCCATGCCGCCGGCGTTAGGCGTTTCCGGCCCATCTTCCTGACTACCTGCACCACCTTCGGCGGTCTGGCGCCGATGATTTTCGAGACCTCGATGCAGGCCCGCTTCATGATCCCGATGGCGATTTCCCTCGGCTACGGGATCCTGTTTTCCTCCGCGTTGCTATTGCTGGTGGTGCCGTCGCTCTATATGGTGCTGGAGGATATCGTAGACCGGGTCACCGGCGGGGCTCGCGCCGTCATGGGCGAGATACTGCCGGATGAGCCCGAGGGCGAGAATCGGTAG
- a CDS encoding cupin domain-containing protein, with amino-acid sequence MKPTINRFDPSKEYFFEEGCYILEMSNSADDAALSIARARLEPGCITRLHTLAEQVERYVILDGEGQVEVGDTLAETVAIGDVVIIPPGSPQRIRNIGESDLIFLALCTPRFRREDYRDVDPEPRG; translated from the coding sequence ATGAAGCCGACCATCAATCGTTTCGATCCCTCGAAGGAATACTTCTTCGAGGAAGGCTGTTACATCCTGGAAATGTCCAACAGCGCCGACGATGCGGCGCTCTCCATCGCCCGCGCCCGGCTCGAGCCGGGTTGTATCACCCGCCTGCACACCCTGGCCGAACAGGTTGAGCGCTATGTGATCCTCGACGGGGAAGGCCAGGTGGAGGTGGGTGATACGCTGGCCGAAACGGTGGCCATCGGTGATGTGGTTATCATCCCGCCCGGGAGCCCGCAACGCATCCGCAATATCGGTGAGAGCGACTTGATCTTCCTGGCCTTGTGCACGCCCAGGTTCCGGCGCGAGGACTATCGGGATGTGGATCCCGAGCCGCGCGGATAA
- a CDS encoding aldo/keto reductase produces MEYRRLGTTGMKVSPLCLGTMTYGSPKWREWVLDAQSSRPFIEKALDAGINFFDTADMYSLGESERVLGKTLLDYVRRDDVVIATKVYHPMSDKPNDRGLSRKHIMKSIDGSLQRLGTDHVDLYQIHRWDYDTPIEETMEALHDVVKAGKARYIGASSMFAWQFAKAQHVAERNGWNRFATMQPMYNLIYREEEREMFPLCRDQGIGVIPWSPLARGVLAGKTTQGEGGESTRARTDENTRKWQLGGGIDTPVIEALREVSHRRGLPMAQIALAWVVANPVVTAPIVGASQARHLDDAIAALDITLSAEEMELLEAAYVPHAIAGHS; encoded by the coding sequence ATGGAATACCGTCGTCTCGGCACTACCGGTATGAAGGTTTCTCCCCTGTGCCTGGGCACCATGACCTACGGCAGCCCCAAGTGGCGCGAATGGGTGCTGGATGCGCAGTCCAGCCGCCCGTTTATCGAGAAAGCCCTGGATGCCGGCATCAATTTCTTCGACACGGCGGATATGTACTCGCTGGGTGAATCCGAGCGGGTTTTGGGCAAGACCCTACTCGACTACGTCCGGCGTGACGATGTAGTCATCGCCACCAAGGTCTACCACCCCATGAGCGACAAGCCCAACGACCGCGGGCTATCACGCAAGCACATCATGAAATCCATCGACGGCTCGCTGCAGCGCCTGGGTACGGATCATGTCGATCTCTACCAGATTCACCGCTGGGACTACGACACGCCCATCGAGGAAACCATGGAAGCCCTGCACGATGTGGTCAAAGCCGGCAAGGCACGCTACATCGGCGCCTCGTCCATGTTCGCCTGGCAGTTCGCCAAGGCCCAGCATGTGGCGGAGCGCAACGGCTGGAACCGGTTTGCGACGATGCAGCCCATGTACAACCTGATCTATCGCGAGGAAGAGCGGGAAATGTTTCCACTGTGCCGGGACCAGGGTATTGGGGTGATTCCCTGGAGTCCGCTGGCCCGGGGTGTCCTGGCGGGCAAGACGACCCAGGGTGAGGGTGGCGAGAGCACACGCGCGCGGACCGACGAGAACACCCGCAAGTGGCAACTGGGTGGTGGTATCGATACGCCGGTCATTGAGGCGCTACGAGAAGTGTCCCATCGGCGCGGATTGCCGATGGCGCAGATTGCACTAGCTTGGGTTGTGGCGAACCCGGTGGTCACGGCTCCGATCGTCGGCGCAAGCCAGGCAAGGCACCTGGACGATGCCATCGCTGCGCTGGATATCACCTTAAGTGCCGAGGAAATGGAACTGCTGGAGGCCGCCTACGTGCCCCATGCTATCGCTGGTCATTCCTGA
- a CDS encoding PqiC family protein, whose amino-acid sequence MKLPWPFTGLLLVGLSLGLVACSSAPIRFHTLVPPPDKSSTAGNRERIVVESVSVPPQVNRTELVVREEASGLVILESDWWGASLPEEIRSALTARLDGPSTQNPTRAWVTITRFDTLPGRGAWLEADYRLNARQSTDTTTICRFRHQSNAGDSITSLVLAHQENLDALAQEIAQGASRLEQRQTGCP is encoded by the coding sequence ATGAAACTGCCCTGGCCATTTACCGGACTTTTATTGGTTGGCCTCAGCCTCGGGCTGGTCGCCTGCAGCAGCGCCCCGATTCGCTTCCATACCCTGGTGCCACCGCCGGACAAGAGCAGCACTGCCGGCAATCGTGAGCGCATCGTCGTGGAAAGCGTGAGCGTTCCACCCCAGGTGAATCGGACAGAACTTGTCGTCCGCGAGGAAGCCAGTGGGTTAGTGATTCTGGAATCCGACTGGTGGGGCGCCTCCCTGCCCGAAGAAATCCGGAGTGCTCTCACGGCCCGGCTGGACGGCCCATCCACGCAGAATCCGACCCGCGCCTGGGTCACGATCACACGGTTCGATACCCTGCCTGGGCGGGGCGCCTGGCTGGAAGCCGACTACCGACTGAACGCAAGACAGTCCACGGACACCACAACCATTTGCCGCTTCCGTCATCAAAGCAATGCAGGCGACAGCATCACGTCGCTGGTACTCGCCCATCAGGAGAACCTGGATGCGCTGGCACAAGAGATCGCCCAGGGCGCCAGCCGTCTGGAACAGAGGCAAACGGGCTGCCCCTGA
- a CDS encoding intermembrane transport protein PqiB, translated as MSDNREYREPGEADVKSRRWGLSLVWLVPLVATLVGLSMLIRAWHEAGPTIRITFETAGSLAPEKSPIKYRNVVIGEVTGVRLSEDHEKVIVTAQLNREASSFTREDSRYWVVRPRIGAEGISGLDTLLSGDFIAADPGTSSQRSETFQGLESPPPVTYGEPGKRFQLKAQDLGSLDIGSPVYYRKVRVGQVVSYKLDESGDGVNVDVFIAAPNDRFVTNDTRFWNASGIDVGVSANGLDIDTQSLISVVAGGIAFGTPSYKRAPEPAESGTEFPLFAERETALAPNKGPALEIRMRFDESLRGLHEGAPVDFMGKRIGEVTSVSLDYDTNQQTFPVIVEARVHPRLMGRAYDKLLESVDNQVSDDNVMPRLFNTFVLQGLRAEARTSNLLTGQMHVSMEFYPDLEPVEVEVTRRPVVIPTRPTSLAQLQDQLMALVDRLSEVPFKSIAGNMDSSLAELRQTLEQINDNVLPQALGALQSIDTTMNDMQDTLGTAAEALDPASPERQRLGHALDEVERMSRSVRELTDYLRRHPESLIQGRPEAQRRNLQP; from the coding sequence ATGAGTGATAACCGGGAGTACAGGGAGCCGGGCGAAGCGGATGTAAAGTCCCGGCGCTGGGGATTATCGCTGGTATGGCTGGTTCCGCTCGTCGCCACACTGGTCGGTCTGTCGATGCTGATCCGCGCCTGGCACGAAGCCGGGCCCACCATCCGGATTACCTTCGAGACGGCAGGCAGCCTGGCGCCGGAAAAATCCCCGATAAAGTACCGCAATGTCGTCATCGGCGAAGTTACCGGCGTCCGGCTCAGCGAGGACCACGAGAAGGTCATCGTCACCGCCCAGCTGAACCGGGAAGCCTCCTCCTTCACCCGAGAGGATTCCCGCTACTGGGTCGTCCGGCCGCGCATTGGTGCCGAAGGCATTTCGGGTCTGGATACGCTGCTCTCAGGCGATTTCATCGCCGCAGACCCGGGCACGTCGTCGCAGCGCTCGGAAACCTTCCAGGGCCTGGAGTCGCCCCCTCCGGTGACCTACGGCGAGCCTGGCAAGCGCTTCCAGCTCAAGGCGCAGGACCTGGGTTCGCTGGACATCGGCTCACCGGTCTACTACCGCAAGGTGCGCGTGGGACAAGTGGTCTCCTACAAGCTGGACGAGTCCGGTGATGGCGTGAACGTCGATGTCTTTATCGCCGCGCCGAATGACCGCTTCGTCACCAACGACACCCGCTTCTGGAATGCCAGCGGCATCGATGTCGGGGTGAGTGCGAATGGTCTGGATATCGACACCCAGTCGCTGATATCCGTGGTGGCCGGCGGCATCGCCTTCGGCACACCCAGCTACAAGCGGGCACCGGAACCGGCCGAATCAGGGACCGAGTTCCCGCTTTTCGCGGAGCGGGAAACGGCACTGGCCCCCAATAAGGGCCCGGCCCTGGAGATCCGCATGCGCTTCGACGAGTCGCTGAGAGGGCTCCACGAAGGCGCACCGGTGGATTTCATGGGCAAGCGGATCGGCGAAGTGACCAGTGTCAGCCTGGATTACGATACCAACCAGCAGACGTTCCCTGTGATCGTCGAAGCCAGAGTCCACCCGCGACTCATGGGTCGGGCCTATGACAAGCTGCTGGAATCGGTCGATAACCAGGTCAGCGATGACAACGTCATGCCTCGCCTGTTCAATACCTTTGTGCTCCAGGGGCTGAGGGCAGAAGCCCGCACCAGCAACCTGCTGACCGGGCAGATGCATGTTTCCATGGAATTCTATCCAGATTTAGAGCCGGTCGAGGTGGAAGTCACCCGCCGCCCGGTCGTGATCCCCACGCGTCCCACAAGCCTGGCCCAATTACAGGACCAACTAATGGCCCTGGTAGATCGCCTGAGCGAGGTCCCCTTCAAGAGCATCGCCGGCAATATGGACAGCAGCCTGGCGGAGCTGCGCCAGACGCTGGAGCAGATCAACGACAACGTGTTGCCTCAGGCCTTGGGTGCGCTGCAAAGTATCGACACGACCATGAACGACATGCAGGACACACTGGGCACCGCCGCCGAAGCCTTGGACCCCGCATCGCCCGAACGACAGCGTCTCGGCCACGCACTGGATGAAGTAGAACGCATGTCACGGTCCGTGAGGGAGTTGACCGATTACCTGCGGCGCCACCCCGAGTCGCTGATTCAGGGTCGACCGGAAGCCCAGAGGAGAAACCTGCAACCATGA
- a CDS encoding paraquat-inducible protein A has translation MGEAAVTPPSAEALNLRLCHCCQLACSLEQPHRVCPRCGTTLHDRKPNAIPRTWALMLAALVLYLPANILPIMHTSTLYGESSTTILGSVVTLWQGGAWDIALIIFIASVGVPVTKFLVLGLLLVTVQRGSVRSRRERTVLYRALELIGYWSMLDVFVAALLASLVQFGVLGAIEPRLGILFFGLVVVLTMLATLSFDPRLIWDTEPRNE, from the coding sequence ATGGGAGAAGCTGCCGTGACGCCGCCTTCCGCCGAAGCCCTCAATCTCAGGCTCTGCCACTGTTGCCAGCTGGCGTGCTCGCTCGAGCAGCCTCATCGGGTCTGCCCGCGCTGCGGCACCACGCTGCACGACCGCAAGCCAAACGCCATCCCCCGCACCTGGGCGCTGATGCTGGCAGCACTGGTACTCTATCTCCCGGCCAACATCCTGCCGATCATGCACACAAGCACACTCTACGGCGAGTCCTCGACCACGATACTCGGCAGCGTCGTTACCTTGTGGCAAGGTGGAGCCTGGGATATCGCGCTGATTATCTTCATCGCCAGCGTCGGCGTACCGGTCACCAAATTCCTGGTACTGGGTCTGCTGCTGGTCACGGTCCAGCGCGGCAGTGTGCGGTCGCGCCGGGAGCGCACGGTGCTCTACCGCGCACTTGAGCTGATCGGCTACTGGTCTATGCTCGATGTATTCGTCGCTGCCCTGCTGGCGTCACTGGTGCAGTTCGGTGTGCTGGGTGCCATCGAGCCGCGATTGGGCATCCTGTTCTTTGGCCTGGTGGTGGTGCTGACCATGCTGGCCACGTTGAGTTTCGATCCACGACTGATATGGGACACAGAACCACGTAATGAGTGA
- a CDS encoding paraquat-inducible protein A has translation MNTPSPYIICEYCDSVYHRPDLALHQKAVCQRCGAVIARHHLLSVDHMLALSVAAGMLLLFVCFYPVLSIQAQDQVNSASLVDAVLSLAEGSISLMAAISAFAIVVVPALQVGLMLWLFSHARAGYRAPGFRGCMRLLATLRPWGMLEVFLLGCLVAVVKLKGPLDAAPTIGLFALGGLSLLMIGMAGRDVSLLWEKLP, from the coding sequence ATGAATACGCCGTCGCCCTATATCATCTGCGAGTACTGCGATTCGGTGTATCACCGTCCTGACCTGGCACTGCACCAGAAAGCCGTGTGCCAGCGTTGCGGTGCGGTGATCGCCCGCCATCACCTTTTGTCCGTCGATCACATGCTGGCACTGAGCGTTGCCGCCGGCATGCTCCTGCTGTTCGTCTGCTTCTACCCAGTCCTGTCGATCCAGGCCCAGGATCAGGTGAATTCCGCCTCACTGGTTGATGCGGTACTCTCCCTGGCCGAGGGCTCCATCAGCCTCATGGCCGCCATTTCCGCGTTTGCGATAGTTGTCGTACCTGCGCTGCAAGTGGGCCTGATGCTCTGGTTGTTCAGCCATGCCCGGGCAGGCTACCGGGCGCCAGGATTCCGGGGCTGTATGCGGCTGCTCGCGACACTGCGGCCCTGGGGAATGCTGGAAGTGTTCCTGCTGGGTTGCCTTGTCGCGGTGGTCAAGCTGAAGGGACCGCTGGACGCGGCGCCTACGATTGGGTTATTCGCCCTTGGCGGTCTCAGTCTACTGATGATCGGCATGGCCGGACGCGACGTTTCGCTGCTATGGGAGAAGCTGCCGTGA
- a CDS encoding DUF1641 domain-containing protein: MAKRILYEVPTPPEPDTAREELDQLVENLSNAGVLRFANDLLKASPEVSEILLRGINTQESRNAVQNLSLLVMALGRLPPERMATITRAFTEGLDSMEEAATDKTDERPPGVFGFYRLLHDEELWAGLRPVLAGLKGFSDRIHEPPEKPAAKREAERNSK, from the coding sequence ATGGCCAAACGCATACTTTACGAAGTTCCCACGCCGCCCGAACCGGATACCGCGCGGGAAGAACTCGACCAGTTGGTGGAGAACCTCAGTAATGCCGGCGTCCTCCGATTTGCCAACGACCTGCTGAAGGCCTCTCCAGAGGTATCGGAAATACTCCTCAGGGGCATCAATACCCAGGAGAGTCGCAACGCCGTGCAGAATCTTTCCTTGTTGGTGATGGCACTGGGCCGCCTACCGCCGGAACGGATGGCGACGATTACCCGCGCTTTCACCGAAGGTCTGGATAGTATGGAGGAAGCAGCAACGGATAAAACGGATGAACGGCCGCCTGGGGTCTTTGGCTTCTACCGACTGCTTCACGACGAGGAACTCTGGGCGGGTTTGAGACCCGTGCTGGCCGGGCTGAAAGGTTTTTCGGACAGGATCCATGAGCCACCGGAAAAGCCGGCCGCCAAACGCGAGGCGGAACGAAATAGCAAATGA